The genomic stretch TGCACTTCAAGGGCAACGAATTCAAGGTGGTGGCAGCCCGGGGGAAAGGCACTCCCGAGCTGCTCGGTCCGGATAGCCAGGTACGGACCGGGGATGCGCTGCGCTTCGCGTACGAGGCGCCCGAGGCCGGCCACCTGCTGGTGCTGGAACTGGACGGCCGTGGCGTGGCGAACGTCTTCCATCCCTTCGGAGGCAAGGCCTCGGTACCCTTGCCAGCGCTGCAGCGGGACTTCCTTCCGGGGAGCGTGGTCCTCGATGATGCGCCCGGCCCGGAGTGGCTCTTCGCCGTCTTCTCCCCTCGCCCGCTGGACGCCGAGCCCCTGCTCGTCCAGCTCCGGGCACAGGCGGGACGCGCGCAACCCACGCTCTCCTGCCCCGACTGCCGGGTGAGCGTGCTCCGCCTCCAGAAACCGAAATGACGAAACCTCCGCTGCATTCGTTGCTCCTCCGCCTATCGGCGGTGCTGCTCCTCCTGCTGCCCGCCCGCGCTTCGGCCGAGACGGTCCGCCTGCTGGTCTCCATCGGCGCCAACGTGGGTGCTCCAGATGACGCGGTGCTCAGCTTCGCGGACGATGACGCGGAGCGCGTCCGGCGGCTGTTCATCGAGCTGGGCGGTGTGCGCACCGATCGCGCCTACCTTCTCGTGGACCCGACGGCCACGGCCGTGCGCCAGCGGCTGGCGGAGGTCGCCGGCCGCATCGCCGAGCTCCGCTCCGCTGGCAACGACGTGGTCCTGGTGGTCTACATCTCCTCGCATGCCAGGGCCGGCGTGCTGCATCTGGCCGGTACCGGACTGCCACTCGCCGAGCTGCGCGACACCACCCGGCAGATCGGCGCGCGGCTGGCCGTGGTCATCGTGGACGCTTGCGAGAGCGGGACCCTGGCCCAGCGCAAGGGAGGCACCGCCGCGCCCGCCTATGACGTGTCGCTCGAGCGGCTACCGCTCCAGGGCCAGGTGATCATCTCCTCGAGCGGGCCGGGAGAGAGCTCCGAGGAATGGGACTCCCTCAAGGGCTCGCTCTTCACCCACCACCTGCTCACCGGCCTGCGAGGGGACGCGGACGCCGAGGGGGACGGCAAGGTGTCGCTCTCCGAAGCGTACGCCTATGCCTACCGGCGCACGGTGGCGGGCTCCAGCAGCGCGGGGCAACACCCGGCCTACGCCTGGGATTTGTCGGGCACGGGCGAGCTCATCCTCACCGAGCCCGAGGTCGCGCGCAGCGCACTCATCTTCCCGGCCGCGGCCTCCGGGCGCTTCGTGGTCGCGAGCCAACCACGAGCGGACGTGATGGCCGAGGTGGACAAGCAGTCCGGGCGACCTCTTCGGCTCGCGGTCCCCCCGGGCCGCTACCTCGTGCGCAAGCGCGCGGGGGAGAGCACCGGCCTCCTGGAGGTGGAGCTGCCCTATGGAGGCCAGCGCCAGATCCAGGAGGACAAGCTCGTCTGGCGGCGCTTCACGGAGGTGGCGTTGAAGGGCGGGTACGTGGCGCTGCGCAACTCCGCGCTGATGGGCCTGGCGCGGATGGAGAGCGCCCCCATAAGCGGTTCGGGCCTCCGCTTCGCGGGTGGGCTCGGCTATCGCCACACCTGGGGCTCGTGGTGGGCGCTGGGGACACTCACCGCAACCGGCGCGTCCTACCGGGGCGTGGCGCTCGACATCACCGAGCGAGCGTTCGGTCTCGGTGCCTCCGGTGGGTACCGCTGGATGCAGTGGGCGCTCGTGCCGCACCTGGGCCTTTCGGTGGAGCTCACCGGAATGCGGCAATCCCTGCACCGCGATGACGAGGAGGAGATCCAGGAGAACCTCGGTGGGGCCCCCCTCGCGCCGCTCCATGCGCTCGGTGTGGCCGTGGGGCCCGTGGCCGGAGTGGAGCTCCCCCTGTGGGGCCGATCCTTCGCGCTCGTCCAGGGTCAGCTGCTGTTGCGCTATCTCCCCTCTCGGCGGCAGCCTTCCGTGCGCGCCGCGGGGCTCGTCTCCGCGGGAGCCGGCTGGCGGTTCTGAAATAAATCAGAAAAGGCGGTTCCCATTTTCGGGGGCTCGTCCGGTTCCTCCATCAAGAGCGCCCCACTGCCGGGGCCCTCGCACTCGAAAGACCCTGGAGGACACCATGAAGTCGAACTCGCGCATCACTCGGGGACTGCGGCTCGCCCTGCTCTTCGCCGCCTCCGCCTGTGGAGACAACACTCCGGCGGAAGAAACCAGGGAGCCGGCTCCCGTGCAGCCCCAGCAGCCAGCTCTTGTGGAAGCCCAGAACCTGGCTCCCGTGGACCCCGTTGCCCTACAAGAGCCCCTGCTCACCCTGAAGGGCACGCTGACCCTGGACCCCAGCGTCACCTTGTACAGACCCGTGCGCCTCGCGCTGGCCTGGTACCCATGCCTGCTCGATTGCCCGTATAAACCCAAGTGGATCTCCGCGCCCCTGACCATCGCCACCGAGGAGGTGGTCTTCCAGGGCAACTTCCCCGCGGACTTCCAGTTTCGCGTCTACCAGCCACCTCCGGACGAGGCGCTGTCGGCGCCCTTTGAGCCAGACCTCACCACCCGGGGCGCGATCGGAGTCCTGCTCGCGTACCAGGACGTGAATGGTAATGGGAAGCTCGACACCATTCCCATCAACGGCTCGCCCATCGACCGGATCCTCGGCACCTCGATACCCTATCTGGATGACGCTTCACCGGCCTACACGATCCTCTACCTGGACTCGGACCTGGAAGACGCTCCCTCGTTCAAGAAGGGCTTCAACCTCTGGGACAAGAGGAACGACGACAACGGACCCATGCCGCTGTCCACTTCCATCCCGATGCGGATCACCAAGGGCGGTTCGTTCTTCGACGTGTTCGTGTGCGAGGGAGTCTGGCCCGAAAGCGGCCCCAGGCCGTCGCCGCGACAGTGCGGTCTCAATCTCAGCTACTGAGCAGCGATTCCCC from Archangium lipolyticum encodes the following:
- a CDS encoding caspase family protein is translated as MTKPPLHSLLLRLSAVLLLLLPARASAETVRLLVSIGANVGAPDDAVLSFADDDAERVRRLFIELGGVRTDRAYLLVDPTATAVRQRLAEVAGRIAELRSAGNDVVLVVYISSHARAGVLHLAGTGLPLAELRDTTRQIGARLAVVIVDACESGTLAQRKGGTAAPAYDVSLERLPLQGQVIISSSGPGESSEEWDSLKGSLFTHHLLTGLRGDADAEGDGKVSLSEAYAYAYRRTVAGSSSAGQHPAYAWDLSGTGELILTEPEVARSALIFPAAASGRFVVASQPRADVMAEVDKQSGRPLRLAVPPGRYLVRKRAGESTGLLEVELPYGGQRQIQEDKLVWRRFTEVALKGGYVALRNSALMGLARMESAPISGSGLRFAGGLGYRHTWGSWWALGTLTATGASYRGVALDITERAFGLGASGGYRWMQWALVPHLGLSVELTGMRQSLHRDDEEEIQENLGGAPLAPLHALGVAVGPVAGVELPLWGRSFALVQGQLLLRYLPSRRQPSVRAAGLVSAGAGWRF